From Streptomyces sp. CMB-StM0423, a single genomic window includes:
- a CDS encoding FUSC family protein codes for MFRLNAAGLNWPRAIVFLDAALVPMLVFWAIGHEQYLLSALFGLLFAALDDPGGSYGHRAVRVSAFALVGAGVTALGFGIGGEAWGWLVLAAFAVTLVAGLAVAFGVRSLVTALLLNIWFIVALALSFQLHHHAHLTSHTWAQVVAWAGGAALWLAVTFVEWLARGRGDRPQPVPELPGDTARQRLTWPVITFAVIRAAAVAAACALAFGLDLSYGYWIPVATAIAMKPSLEQSTLVAAQRLVGALVGAAAASLLILLPASETGTKLFAVTRGLEVVALVLLMHAVAVRFWNYALYCAAVAAGVLILVSLPQPTNYDVEGYRVLWTVCGVAIGLGLMLLASRLAGDDDES; via the coding sequence GTGTTCAGGCTCAACGCCGCGGGGCTCAACTGGCCACGGGCGATCGTGTTCCTGGACGCCGCGCTGGTGCCGATGCTGGTCTTCTGGGCGATCGGGCACGAGCAGTACCTGCTGAGCGCGCTGTTCGGCCTGCTGTTCGCCGCGCTGGACGACCCCGGCGGCAGCTACGGGCACCGCGCCGTGCGTGTCTCCGCCTTCGCGCTGGTCGGCGCGGGGGTGACCGCGTTGGGGTTCGGCATCGGCGGAGAAGCCTGGGGCTGGCTGGTGCTCGCGGCCTTCGCGGTCACGCTCGTGGCCGGCCTGGCGGTCGCGTTCGGGGTACGCAGCCTCGTCACCGCCCTGCTCCTCAACATCTGGTTCATCGTCGCCCTCGCGCTTTCGTTCCAGCTCCACCACCACGCTCACCTCACCAGCCACACCTGGGCCCAGGTGGTCGCCTGGGCGGGAGGAGCGGCGCTGTGGCTCGCGGTGACGTTCGTCGAGTGGCTCGCCCGCGGCCGCGGGGACCGGCCCCAGCCGGTCCCGGAGCTGCCCGGTGACACCGCGCGGCAGCGTCTGACCTGGCCGGTGATCACGTTCGCGGTGATCCGCGCCGCGGCCGTGGCCGCGGCCTGCGCGCTCGCCTTCGGGCTGGACCTCTCGTACGGCTACTGGATCCCGGTCGCGACCGCCATCGCGATGAAGCCGAGTCTGGAGCAGTCCACGCTCGTCGCCGCGCAGCGCCTCGTCGGCGCTCTGGTCGGCGCCGCCGCGGCTTCGCTGCTGATCCTGCTCCCCGCCAGTGAGACCGGGACCAAGCTGTTCGCGGTGACCCGCGGGCTCGAAGTGGTCGCGCTCGTCCTGCTGATGCACGCCGTGGCGGTCCGCTTCTGGAACTACGCGCTCTACTGCGCGGCCGTCGCCGCCGGAGTGCTCATCCTGGTCAGCCTTCCGCAGCCCACCAACTACGACGTCGAGGGCTACCGGGTGCTGTGGACGGTATGCGGCGTGGCGATCGGCCTGGGCCTCATGCTGCTGGCGAGCAGGCTCGCCGGCGACGACGACGAATCCTGA
- a CDS encoding glycoside hydrolase family 95 protein — translation MGRRTVTGLSMLALCAGLTVPSAAVDPSPLSVVPAAQAAAAGSDPGSVLWYDEPAPDSHDGWEQRSLPIGNGAMGASVFGGVEAERLQFNEKTLWTGGPGVSGYNFGNWDEPRPGALEEVRQRIQDEGQVSPEYVRDKLGHASDSPRHRRFGAYQSFGDLRLDFPGQAVPATDYRRELDIGRGVAGVSYRSGDVRFTREYFATAADGVIVARISADRPGQVDLTSRIGVPPNRTSAARAHDGRITVSGALDSNGLAYEAQLQVLNEGGSRTDGADGTVSVRDADEVTLVLAAGTDYAADYPDYRGEDPHARVTAVADDAAAKGYGALLRDHEADHTELFDRVALDLGGEMPDVPTDELLSRYGEGPEPADRALEELFFRYGRYLLAASSRPGSLPANLQGVWNDMEVPPWQADYHLNINLQMNYWPADVANLAETAEPLSAYVDGLREPGRVTAKQMFGVGQGWVAHHASNIYGHTGAWDHPAYFFPESGAWLADQLYDRYRFSLDEDYLNEVAYPVMKEAAQFWIGNLRTDPFDGTLVATPSRSPEIGPATAGTSMSQQILWHLFTDTAEAAAKTGDRAFAKRATAVLDKLDPGLRVGSWGQLQEWKADLDDPDEHHRHVSHLFSVHPGRQISPATTPKLAEAAKVSLNARGDDGTGWSKAWKINFWARLLDGDRAHKLLTQQLGQSTLPNLWDTHPPYQIDGNFGATAGIAEMLLQSHLGTIDVLPALPSAWANGSVDGLKARGAFTVGTTWRAGNPTEIRLASAEGGRAVLRHEAFRGQVRVYGDNGRPAGFSTDGDTLRLPTRAGATYRIVPQSEVTLDVTGEAQRPGPP, via the coding sequence ATGGGCAGACGCACCGTGACCGGACTGAGCATGCTTGCACTGTGCGCGGGACTCACCGTCCCCTCAGCCGCAGTCGATCCCTCCCCGTTATCCGTTGTCCCTGCCGCGCAGGCCGCGGCGGCCGGGTCCGACCCCGGGTCCGTTCTCTGGTACGACGAGCCCGCCCCCGATTCGCATGACGGCTGGGAGCAGCGGTCATTGCCGATCGGCAACGGTGCGATGGGCGCGTCCGTGTTCGGCGGCGTCGAGGCCGAACGCCTGCAGTTCAACGAGAAGACGCTGTGGACCGGCGGGCCGGGCGTGTCCGGCTACAACTTCGGCAACTGGGACGAGCCCCGGCCCGGCGCGCTGGAAGAGGTCCGGCAGCGGATCCAGGACGAGGGGCAGGTGTCCCCGGAGTACGTGCGGGACAAGCTCGGCCACGCGTCCGACTCGCCCCGGCACCGCCGCTTCGGGGCGTACCAGAGCTTCGGCGACCTGCGGCTCGACTTCCCCGGGCAGGCGGTGCCCGCCACCGATTACCGCCGGGAGCTGGACATCGGCCGGGGCGTCGCCGGGGTCTCCTACCGGTCGGGCGACGTGCGGTTCACCCGTGAGTACTTCGCCACCGCGGCAGACGGCGTCATCGTCGCCCGCATCAGCGCCGACCGGCCGGGGCAGGTGGACCTGACCTCCAGGATCGGCGTCCCGCCCAACCGCACGAGCGCGGCCCGGGCCCACGACGGGCGGATCACCGTCAGCGGCGCGCTCGACAGCAACGGCCTGGCGTACGAGGCCCAGCTCCAGGTGCTCAACGAGGGCGGCTCGCGCACCGACGGGGCGGACGGCACGGTGAGCGTGCGGGATGCCGACGAGGTGACGCTCGTCCTGGCGGCCGGGACCGACTACGCCGCCGACTACCCCGACTACCGGGGCGAGGACCCGCACGCCCGGGTGACCGCGGTGGCCGACGACGCGGCGGCCAAGGGCTACGGTGCACTGCTGCGCGACCACGAGGCCGACCACACCGAGCTGTTCGACCGGGTCGCGCTCGACCTCGGCGGGGAGATGCCCGACGTGCCGACCGACGAGTTGCTGAGCCGGTACGGCGAAGGGCCCGAGCCGGCCGACCGCGCGCTGGAGGAGCTGTTCTTCCGGTACGGCCGCTATCTGCTGGCCGCCTCCTCCCGCCCTGGCTCGCTGCCGGCGAACCTCCAGGGGGTGTGGAACGACATGGAGGTCCCGCCCTGGCAGGCGGACTACCACCTCAACATCAACCTGCAGATGAACTACTGGCCGGCCGACGTCGCCAACCTGGCCGAGACGGCCGAGCCGTTGTCCGCGTACGTCGACGGGCTGCGGGAGCCCGGGCGGGTGACGGCGAAGCAGATGTTCGGGGTCGGGCAGGGGTGGGTCGCCCACCACGCCTCCAACATCTACGGGCACACCGGCGCCTGGGACCACCCGGCGTACTTCTTCCCCGAGTCCGGCGCCTGGCTCGCGGACCAGCTCTACGACCGCTACCGCTTCAGCCTCGACGAGGACTACCTCAACGAGGTCGCCTACCCGGTGATGAAGGAGGCGGCACAGTTCTGGATCGGCAACCTGCGCACCGACCCGTTCGACGGCACTCTGGTCGCCACCCCCAGCCGCTCTCCGGAGATCGGCCCTGCGACCGCCGGCACGTCGATGTCCCAGCAGATCCTCTGGCACCTCTTCACGGACACCGCGGAAGCCGCCGCCAAGACCGGCGACAGGGCTTTCGCCAAGCGGGCGACCGCCGTGCTGGACAAGCTGGACCCGGGTCTGCGGGTCGGCTCCTGGGGGCAGTTGCAGGAGTGGAAGGCCGACCTGGACGACCCGGACGAGCACCACCGGCACGTCTCGCACCTGTTCTCCGTCCACCCCGGCCGGCAGATCTCTCCGGCCACCACGCCGAAGCTCGCCGAAGCCGCCAAGGTCTCGCTGAACGCCCGCGGAGACGACGGCACGGGATGGAGCAAGGCGTGGAAGATCAACTTCTGGGCGCGGCTCCTCGACGGCGACCGCGCGCACAAGCTGCTCACCCAGCAGCTCGGGCAGAGCACTCTCCCCAACCTCTGGGATACGCATCCGCCGTACCAGATCGACGGCAACTTCGGCGCCACCGCCGGGATCGCCGAAATGCTGCTGCAGAGCCACCTCGGCACGATCGACGTCCTGCCCGCGCTGCCGAGCGCGTGGGCGAACGGGAGCGTGGACGGGCTGAAGGCCCGGGGCGCGTTCACCGTGGGTACGACATGGCGGGCGGGCAACCCCACGGAGATCCGGCTCGCCTCGGCCGAGGGCGGGAGAGCAGTGCTGCGGCACGAGGCGTTCCGCGGACAGGTCCGGGTCTACGGCGACAACGGCAGGCCCGCCGGCTTCTCCACCGACGGCGACACCCTCAGGCTGCCGACGAGGGCGGGGGCGACCTACCGCATCGTCCCGCAGTCCGAAGTGACACTCGACGTCACCGGCGAGGCGCAGCGCCCCGGTCCCCCGTAA